The following are from one region of the Hippocampus zosterae strain Florida chromosome 9, ASM2543408v3, whole genome shotgun sequence genome:
- the LOC127607671 gene encoding galanin receptor type 2, protein MLLWNSAAVVDLLGNSSDNVAGNVEQVLVPIFDAVILVLGVGGHTTVMVILCRRSRRRTAQSGTGTDILLLALSFADLLLLVTLPFHTVAIAMQQWPFGDFLCRLAGFLGSACTSASAFTLSALAVSRYMTVVHPARTYRFLSPRHVTMTAALLWFPACCLAAPQLVFRFVGSSPNNPNALACFTFLYHRDQLIYGLVHFLVAFLLPLVTIAIAYCNIYLFLWRTRSAVQAPQVERYHSKVTQTSAILVVAFTLCWLPSYGLTLTLLSDKSSGATGTSPRYGPFSVFARLMAITSTVLNPILYVLISQRFRQDLLRLFKREGQRASGGGPA, encoded by the coding sequence ATGCTGCTGTGGAATTCTGCTGCGGTCGTGGACCTGTTAGGGAACAGCAGTGACAATGTGGCTGGCAATGTGGAACAAGTCCTTGTCCCGATATTTGATGCTGTGATCCTGGTATTGGGTGTTGGTGGACACACCACGGTGATGGTGATCCTATgtaggaggagcaggaggcggACGGCTCAGTCAGGAACAGGTACGGACATCCTCCTGTTGGCCCTGAGCTTTGCAGATCTTCTCCTACTCGTCACGCTTCCTTTCCACACCGTCGCCATCGCCATGCAGCAGTGGCCTTTCGGGGACTTCCTGTGTCGTCTGGCGGGCTTTTTGGGATCGGCCTGCACCTCGGCCAGCGCTTTCACGCTGTCCGCCCTGGCCGTGTCACGCTACATGACGGTAGTGCACCCTGCCAGAACGTATCGCTTCCTCTCTCCACGCCACGTCACCATGACAGCCGCGCTGCTTTGGTTCCCGGCCTGCTGCCTGGCGGCACCGCAGCTGGTGTTTCGTTTTGTCGGAAGCTCTCCCAATAACCCCAATGCCCTTGCTTGCTTCACTTTCCTGTACCACCGAGATCAGCTCATTTACGGATTGGTCCACTTCCTGGTGGCATTCTTACTCCCCCTGGTCACCATCGCCATTGCATACTGTAATATTTACTTGTTCCTGTGGAGGACCCGGAGTGCTGTTCAAGCTCCACAAGTTGAACGATATCACAGCAAGGTAACCCAGACGTCGGCGATACTGGTGGTGGCATTTACTCTGTGCTGGCTGCCTTCCTACGGCTTGACATTGACTTTGCTATCTGACAAAAGCTCGGGGGCCACCGGCACCTCACCACGTTACGGCCCGTTCAGCGTGTTTGCACGACTCATGGCCATCACGTCGACGGTGTTAAACCCCATCCTCTATGTGCTCATCTCCCAAAGGTTCAGGCAGGATCTGCTGAGGCTGTTTAAGAGGGAAGGGCAGAGAGCCAGTGGGGGCGGGCCGGCCTGA